The region GAACGAGTAAAAAATGGTGAAGAACCAAATGAATTTATAGAAGAAATTGACCTATTAAAATTTAATACTGGAGAAAGCTCTGTTAAAGGCTTATAAATGGATTTGGGGGCAAGAAGATGTAAACTATCCAAATGGTGAAGGACGTGAGATGTCGTGGAAAAGTATTGAAGAATTTAGAGAAAAAATTAAAAATGATTAAATCCTATTTTAAATCAAAAGATAAAAAATTTATCTTATTACACGGAGATGTATTTGAATTATTACCGCAATTTGATTTCAAGTTTAATATGGTTTTTGCCGATCCGCCATATTTTTTATCAAACGATGGTTTAACCATAAAAAACGGGAAAATTACCAGTGTAAATAAAGGTAAATGGGATAAATCTAAAGGTTTTGAATATATAAATGATTTTAACCGCAGATGGCTAAAACTTGTTCGTGATAAGATGAAAGATGACGCTACTATTTGGATAAGTGGCACTATGCACAATATTTTTAGTATTGGCCAGATTTTAACAGAGTTAGATTTTAAAATTCTTAACATAATTACTTGGCAAAAAACAAATCCGCCGCCAAACTTTTCGTGCCGTTATTTTACACACTCAACAGAACAAATCATCTGGGCGAGAAAAAATGCAAAAGTTCCACATTATTTTAACTATGAATTGATGAAAGAAATAAACGGTGGAAAACAAATGAAAGATGTTTGGACATTACCAGCCATAGCAAAATGGGAAAAATCGTGCGGAAAGCATCCAACACAAAAACCGTTATCCG is a window of Lebetimonas sp. JH292 DNA encoding:
- a CDS encoding site-specific DNA-methyltransferase, yielding MIKSYFKSKDKKFILLHGDVFELLPQFDFKFNMVFADPPYFLSNDGLTIKNGKITSVNKGKWDKSKGFEYINDFNRRWLKLVRDKMKDDATIWISGTMHNIFSIGQILTELDFKILNIITWQKTNPPPNFSCRYFTHSTEQIIWARKNAKVPHYFNYELMKEINGGKQMKDVWTLPAIAKWEKSCGKHPTQKPLSVLTRIILASSKRGDWVLDPFTGSSTTGIAANLLERKFLGIDIEDEYLKISKNRKLEIENKQIFNKYHNKLQNFINIKKFTTLNS